One Pseudomonas sp. HOU2 genomic window carries:
- a CDS encoding DEAD/DEAH box helicase, whose amino-acid sequence MNLPIPKDAALAGFHPAVSAWFSNTFPTVTAAQARAWPLIRQRRSTLIAAPTGSGKTLTAFLAVLDDLVHRGLENPDGLPHETLVVYVSPLKALSNDIRINLQNPLAGITEQLRQMGLPELQITTAVRTGDTPQKDRVAMRKSAPHILVTTPESLYVLLGSESGRKMLGSTRTVIIDEIHAIAAGKRGSHLALSLERLQALCAEPLTRIGLSATQKPIDAVARFLVGTDRPCEIIDIGHARPRDLGIEVPPVPLSAVMSNDVWELVYDRLAELAREHRTTLIFVNTRRLAERLSRHLSERLGKHAVAAHHGSLAKEFRLDAEQRLKRGELQVLIATASLELGIDIGEVDLVCQISSPRSIAGFLQRVGRSGHQVGGTPKGRLFATTRDDLIECAALLDCVRRGELDTLHIPEAPLDVLAQQIIAEVSCREWAEDALLALFRQASPYRDLDEKHYQALLTMLAEGYNGRQGIRSAYLHRDAVSRTLRGRRGAQLTAVTSGGTIPDNADYSVLLEPQGLNIGSVNEDFAVESIAGDVFQLGNTSYRILRVETGKVRVEDAQGQPPTIPFWLGEAPGRSDELSAAVARLQATLDELLGASPGDLQPALDWLTATLGLNRASAEQLVDYLARARLTLGALPSQDTLLMERFFDESGGTQLIIHSPFGSRINRAWGLALRKRFCRTFNFELQAAASEDAIVLSLSTSHSFELDDVWRYLHSNSAEHILIQAVLDAPLFGVRWRWNAGVALALPRFTGGRKVAPQLQRMKSEDLIASVFPDQIACLENLAGEREVPEHPLVEQTLDDCLHEAMDSDGWLTLLRRMECGEVRLISRDLPAPSPLAAEILSARPYSFLDDAPLEERRTQAVINRRWSDPQSTDDLGALDADAINAVREEAWPTPANVDEMHEALMSLACVAEAEVQANGNWREWLDTLTESGRACRLMINPQHSLWLARERLTCLLALYPQATLQPQQQALPGFNEPWTFEEALVEVVRARLGAFGPLPLPAIAEPLALPAAQVAQTLAQLEREGYVLRGHFTPGVVVEEWCERHLLARIHRYTVKRLRREIEPVALQDFMRFLFDWQHLSPATRGQGSAVLPAIVGQFEGYPAAASAWDSDILPARLKDYSPSWLDELCRNGKLVWTRLSARQKVSGTALRSTPIVLLPRSQVGLWSALAEQTPVSELSPKTQKVYEALNQHGALFFDELIHEAHLLRTELEIALQELVGAGLVNADSFAGLRALITPASKRQQRSSRRGRGAFVGGMDDAGRWALLRRGPQVESGQMASPETLEHVAMTLLRRYGVVFWRLLEREADWLPSWRELLRTFHRLEARGEIRGGRFVSGLAGEQFALPEAIPLLREVRRRAHDGSLIAVCGVDPLNLAGTLLPGAKLPALVSNRLVYRDGLPVAAEIAGKQVFWTELDQITMEQVRSKLIRH is encoded by the coding sequence ATGAATCTGCCCATTCCCAAGGACGCCGCCCTGGCAGGCTTTCACCCCGCCGTCAGCGCCTGGTTCAGCAACACCTTCCCGACGGTGACCGCCGCCCAGGCCCGCGCATGGCCGTTGATCCGCCAGCGCCGCTCGACACTGATCGCCGCGCCCACCGGCTCCGGTAAAACCCTCACCGCGTTTCTCGCGGTGCTCGACGACCTCGTCCACCGTGGCCTGGAAAATCCTGACGGCCTGCCGCACGAAACCCTGGTGGTCTACGTTTCGCCGCTCAAGGCGCTGTCCAACGACATCCGCATCAACCTGCAGAACCCGCTGGCGGGAATCACCGAGCAGTTGCGCCAGATGGGCCTGCCCGAACTGCAGATCACCACGGCGGTGCGCACCGGCGACACTCCACAGAAAGACCGCGTCGCCATGCGCAAAAGTGCGCCGCACATTCTGGTGACCACTCCGGAATCGCTGTACGTGCTGCTTGGCTCCGAGTCCGGACGCAAAATGCTCGGCAGTACACGCACGGTGATCATCGACGAGATTCACGCCATCGCTGCCGGCAAACGCGGCAGTCATCTGGCGCTGAGCCTCGAACGCCTGCAGGCGCTGTGTGCCGAACCCTTGACCCGCATCGGCTTGTCCGCCACGCAAAAGCCGATCGATGCCGTGGCACGGTTTCTGGTCGGCACTGATCGCCCCTGCGAAATCATCGATATCGGCCACGCCCGGCCACGGGATCTGGGCATCGAAGTGCCGCCGGTGCCGTTGTCGGCGGTGATGTCCAACGATGTCTGGGAACTGGTTTATGACCGGCTCGCCGAACTGGCCCGCGAACACCGCACCACGCTGATTTTCGTCAACACCCGGCGCCTGGCCGAACGCCTTAGCCGACACCTCAGCGAACGTCTGGGCAAACACGCGGTGGCCGCGCATCACGGCAGCCTGGCCAAAGAATTCCGCCTCGACGCCGAACAACGGCTCAAGCGTGGCGAACTGCAAGTGCTGATCGCCACCGCCTCACTGGAATTAGGCATCGATATCGGCGAAGTCGATCTGGTCTGCCAAATATCCTCGCCGCGCTCGATTGCCGGGTTTCTGCAAAGGGTCGGGCGCTCCGGGCACCAGGTCGGCGGCACGCCCAAGGGCCGCTTGTTCGCCACCACCCGCGACGACCTGATCGAATGCGCCGCCCTGCTCGACTGCGTGCGCCGTGGCGAACTCGACACCCTGCACATCCCCGAGGCGCCGCTGGATGTACTGGCGCAGCAGATCATTGCCGAGGTCAGTTGCCGGGAATGGGCGGAAGACGCGCTGCTGGCGCTGTTCCGCCAAGCCTCGCCGTATCGCGATCTCGACGAAAAACACTATCAGGCGCTGCTGACGATGCTCGCCGAAGGCTACAACGGTCGTCAGGGCATCCGCAGCGCTTACCTGCACCGCGACGCCGTCAGCCGCACCCTCCGTGGTCGCCGTGGCGCGCAACTGACCGCCGTGACCAGTGGCGGCACCATCCCCGACAACGCCGACTACAGCGTGCTGCTCGAACCGCAAGGTCTGAACATCGGCAGCGTCAACGAAGACTTTGCCGTGGAAAGCATCGCGGGCGACGTGTTCCAGCTCGGCAATACCTCCTACCGCATCCTGCGGGTGGAAACCGGCAAGGTGCGGGTCGAAGATGCCCAGGGCCAACCACCGACCATTCCGTTCTGGCTCGGCGAAGCGCCGGGGCGCAGCGATGAATTGTCTGCGGCGGTGGCGCGCCTGCAAGCGACCCTCGACGAACTGCTCGGCGCCAGCCCGGGCGACTTGCAACCGGCGCTCGACTGGCTGACCGCAACCCTCGGCCTGAACCGCGCCAGCGCCGAACAACTGGTGGACTATCTCGCCCGCGCACGCCTGACTCTCGGCGCCCTGCCCTCGCAAGACACGTTACTGATGGAGCGGTTTTTCGACGAGTCCGGCGGCACGCAACTGATCATCCATTCACCCTTCGGCAGCCGCATCAACCGTGCCTGGGGCCTCGCGCTGCGCAAGCGTTTCTGCCGCACCTTCAATTTCGAGTTGCAGGCTGCTGCCAGTGAGGACGCGATTGTCCTGTCGCTGTCCACCAGCCACAGTTTCGAGCTGGATGACGTCTGGCGCTACCTGCACAGCAACAGCGCCGAGCACATCCTGATTCAGGCCGTTCTGGATGCGCCGTTGTTCGGCGTGCGCTGGCGCTGGAATGCCGGGGTGGCGCTGGCGCTGCCGCGTTTCACCGGCGGGCGCAAAGTCGCGCCGCAATTGCAGCGGATGAAAAGCGAAGACCTGATCGCCAGCGTGTTCCCCGATCAGATCGCCTGTCTGGAAAACCTCGCCGGTGAACGGGAAGTCCCTGAACACCCGCTGGTGGAGCAAACCCTCGACGACTGCCTGCACGAGGCCATGGACAGCGACGGCTGGCTCACTCTGCTGCGGCGTATGGAGTGCGGCGAGGTGCGATTGATCAGCCGCGATCTGCCGGCACCGTCACCGCTGGCGGCAGAAATTCTCAGCGCGCGGCCGTACAGCTTTCTCGACGATGCACCACTGGAAGAACGCCGCACCCAAGCGGTGATCAACCGGCGCTGGAGCGATCCGCAATCCACCGATGACCTCGGGGCACTGGACGCCGACGCCATCAACGCAGTGCGCGAGGAAGCGTGGCCGACGCCGGCCAACGTCGATGAAATGCATGAGGCGCTGATGAGTCTGGCGTGTGTCGCCGAGGCCGAAGTTCAGGCCAACGGGAATTGGCGTGAATGGCTGGATACGTTGACCGAAAGTGGTCGAGCCTGTCGCCTGATGATCAATCCTCAACATTCGTTGTGGTTGGCGCGTGAGCGCCTGACGTGCCTGTTGGCGCTTTATCCACAGGCCACGCTGCAACCGCAGCAGCAGGCCTTGCCTGGTTTCAACGAACCTTGGACGTTCGAGGAAGCACTGGTCGAGGTGGTCCGCGCGCGGCTCGGCGCGTTCGGCCCGCTGCCGCTCCCGGCTATTGCCGAACCGCTGGCGCTGCCCGCTGCACAAGTCGCACAAACCCTCGCGCAACTGGAGCGTGAAGGCTATGTGCTGCGCGGTCATTTCACCCCGGGTGTGGTCGTTGAAGAATGGTGCGAACGGCATCTGCTGGCGCGCATTCATCGCTATACGGTCAAGCGTCTGCGCCGGGAAATCGAGCCGGTAGCACTGCAGGATTTCATGCGTTTTCTGTTCGACTGGCAACACCTTTCCCCCGCTACACGCGGTCAGGGCAGCGCGGTGTTGCCGGCGATTGTCGGCCAGTTCGAAGGTTACCCGGCAGCGGCCTCCGCGTGGGACAGCGACATTCTTCCAGCGCGCTTGAAAGACTATTCGCCGAGCTGGCTGGATGAGCTGTGTCGCAACGGCAAACTGGTATGGACGCGCCTCAGCGCCCGGCAGAAAGTCAGCGGCACGGCGTTGCGCAGTACCCCGATCGTGTTGCTGCCGCGCAGTCAGGTCGGGTTGTGGAGTGCGCTGGCCGAGCAGACGCCGGTCAGTGAACTGTCGCCGAAAACGCAAAAGGTTTATGAGGCGCTGAATCAGCACGGCGCACTGTTTTTCGATGAGTTGATCCACGAAGCGCACCTGTTGCGCACCGAGCTGGAGATCGCCTTGCAGGAACTGGTCGGCGCCGGCCTGGTGAACGCCGACAGCTTCGCCGGTTTGCGCGCCCTGATCACCCCGGCGAGCAAGCGCCAGCAACGCAGCAGTCGACGCGGGCGCGGGGCATTTGTCGGCGGCATGGACGATGCCGGGCGCTGGGCGTTGTTGCGGCGCGGGCCACAAGTGGAAAGCGGTCAGATGGCGTCACCCGAAACTCTCGAACATGTCGCCATGACGTTGCTGCGCCGCTATGGCGTAGTGTTCTGGCGCCTGCTGGAGCGCGAGGCGGATTGGCTGCCGAGCTGGCGCGAATTGCTGCGCACGTTTCATCGGCTGGAGGCCCGGGGCGAGATTCGCGGCGGGCGCTTTGTCAGTGGTCTGGCGGGGGAACAGTTTGCCTTGCCGGAGGCGATTCCGTTGCTGCGGGAGGTACGGCGGCGGGCGCATGACGGCAGTTTGATCGCGGTGTGCGGGGTGGATCCATTGAACCTGGCGGGGACATTGTTACCGGGAGCGAAGTTGCCGGCGTTGGTAAGTAATCGGCTGGTGTATCGGGATGGTTTGCCGGTGGCTGCCGAGATTGCCGGCAAGCAGGTGTTCTGGACCGAGCTGGATCAGATCACCATGGAACAGGTGCGCAGCAAGCTGATCCGGCATTGA